The genomic window TACGTGGCAGAGTACGACGCCAAGTCTCGTAGCGCCGTAAAATGGATCTACGTCGTCACAGGATCTGACGCCATGAAAAGGGTCTATTTCTGGACTTAGTTTTCTGAATAGCCTATttgtaaaacatatttttgaaaaagattaaaaataaaaattccacaTTCTCCCATGCATATGTATACTGAAAAGAGCAATCGACATAGCGTCagctaattatatatatatatatatatatatatatatatatatatatgcttcttaaatttccttttttttctaggTATTACATAATCGCATAGGCAACTAGGCTAGTTTTACAAAAATACTAGGCTAGTCTCCAGATGTTATCAATTTTTATAATAACATCTGTTAATTATTCAGATGAAGAAAGCATCTTTCGTGTCTTTCTTCCTACCATCCTTAGGTTCTTTTTCTTAGACACCATCAAACTATTAATGTAACTTTTCTTTGCAGAAAAGCAATATGATGCCAAAACGAAAAGGAAAAAATACGGATGGGACTGTTATAATATATGGATATAGCCTATTGTATTtatataattctaaataaatcttaaatgCCTAACCATATGATGGTGGGAGTGTATTTTTAAATTCCACCttgctagtggaggtggagAGAAACGAACTTAAAATGATTCTCTCCTTCCTGACTTAGCATGTATGGATGAGAGAATTAGGAGAACACACGCGCTCTCACTCACCTCGCCTCGTCGGGCCGTGGCCATGGTGGGGGTGGGGGCGCGTGGCACCTGCGTAAATGATCCGTCAAAATCGGATCCAGGTAAGACCtctttttgcagttttattcttttattaCGTTggcaaacacacacacacatatatatatatacacacacacatatgacGTGCCTCAACCGTGTGATCcttcctctatatatatctgacAGTCGTTTTCACAAAGTATAtacgcaattagggttttgctaTTTCTCTCTATGTGTCATCACATCTAGTCTACTCCATCTCATTGTGCTGGCATGCACCGACGAacaggagagcaggtctccggaACCTGTAGCTCTTGGTATCCTGCACTGGGAGCGACTGCTCACAATAgtttcctctacatcatcgcgaTTTACTTTGACTACTCCATCATTTTTATCATCGTCTACTGCATCAACACCACAGGGGCCTCTGCATCTCATATCGTCATCAAGTATGTATATTGCAATCTGTATTAGATACTTCATCGAAATCCTGCTTGAGTATCTAGTCGAGGCTCTTTGATGTTAGTCTAAATCTTactcgagtatctagtcgagaCTCGTCAGAGCTAGTCGAGCTCTACTAGTGTGATAGTCGAATCTAGTCGAAACTTTATGAATATTAATTATGTACATCAGTTCttatttatattaaattaaattaaatctaaaaatactattttttcaTGGGGACTTGCTACTGTGCTACGGTCGTTGACAGGTCATGAGTTCACGAGGCTTTCACACCCGGTACTCACTACTGTTCATTTGTCGGACGGCGCAGTATACACGGGCTACCTTGTAGATGGCCCAGACCAACGTTATGTGCCAACCCGCGAGCACTGGGATAGAAACGGATTGAATACATATGGAATTGAATTTGGACAATacgatttatcatattttaatcTAAATGTGAATACGGATCTAGATATCCTCGAATACAAATACGAAttggatagttcgaatacgaatccgccttcggatatctactcgatcttcgaaattcaggtcggaaatttaaatttttgaaaaaaattgactgaaatttgataaaattcgactgaaatttgttctaatttgatgggccggaattttagaaattttgttcaaaattcatgttgaaaatttaaatttttgatcaaatttaactgaaatttgatgagatttgactgaaatttgttctaatttgattgggttggaatttcgttcatatctgaaatttctaaaactttagcaaaatttggtttccTGGTTGGcagatacggatacgaatcggatagtacgatttattatattttaatctGATGCGAATACGGATCTGGATATCTTCGAATACAAATATGAAttggatagttcgaatacgaatctgcattcggatatctactcgatcttcaaaattcaggtcggaaatttaaatttttgaaaaaaattggctgaaatttgttaaaatttgactgaaatttgttctaatttgattgggccggaattttagaaattttgttcaaaattcatgttggaaatttaaatttttgatcaaatttaactgaaatttgatgagatttgactgaaatttgttccaatttgattggattggaatttcgttcatatctgaaatttctaaaactttagcaaaatttagtttCTGGTTGGTAGATACGGATACAAATCGGATATAtgtcgaattcggatatccacgtttgaatccgaatctcgaaaacgaattcggatatatctattttagtatctatttcaaaaacaaatacagATACAAATAtccatatttatatattaacaaATACGAAATTAAATAATTCGAATTTTTCTACCATCTTTTTACACCCCTAAGTACAAGAGAGGATGCTGGCTAGCTGCACGGCTTGCTCTGTGAGCCGTGAGCCCGCGATGGCATCGTTGTGATCCTTGGGGAAGGTGCTAGTGCGCTTTCTACAGCGACGGCGACGCGACGTGGTGTCGGTGCCTCGACGATCAGCACTCCTGGGATGCATGGACACTTGGACAGCATGGTAGCCCGGTGCATGTTCGCCATCACCTTTAGGATCAAAACGGTCAGTAAAAATTCCGTGAAAGTCCCGATtcgttttctatatttcttccaactatttttgaattttcagaACTAGGTAGAAATGGAACAAAAGTGGTACAAATAATTTGAAAACggagttgaaaataattttactatttttCTGATCGGATTCTCAAATTCCCTTTTTAATAAGAAATTTACTGTTGGGATTTCCGTTTTTCAATTGAGCCCAAATAACTCACAGGCCATAACCTATCAGGCACTCATGcctttctccctccctccctcccgtGCTGTGATGGACTTCTACTTTGATAACTCAGAACCCGACATCGTCAAGGACCTGCGGGAGGACCTCAATGCGCTCCGCTCCAGTATCCTCTCTGGTGCTGACCCTGACACCGCTGTCGCGCACGTCTCCCTCTACAAAGAAATGCGATTAGGGTTTGGAATCGCTCAACATGTCATGCGGCCAGCCTTCTCATTATATAGGCGGTGGTGTACAAGATCCAACCGATCAGATCATATAAACATGGTGATCTAATTTGGTTGGTTTACATATACATGATGACCATCTATATCtacaatatatatttcctaACAACCTCCCTCAATCACAACAGCCAAAGGTTGAGATTGCACCTAACTACATCTTGTAGTCATACTGGTAACGGTTTTGTGAACCGATCTGTAACCTGATCTTGTGAGGGAATGAACCGAACATCAAGAACTTTTTGAGCAACTCGGTCTCGAACAAAATAAAAGTCAACATTTATATGCTTCGTCCTAGTATGAAACACTGGATTCGCATACCAGTAAGTGGCACCAAGATTATCATACCATAAGCATACCGTTCGAGACTGATAGACACCAAGTTCTCCAAGAAGTGATTAGACCCACACAATTTCCGCTAGAGCTTTATACTCAGCTTCTGTGGTAGAGCCTAGGATTGTTGCTTGCTTGCGAGCACTCCATGAGATCAGGTTGGAACCAAAGAAGATACCAAAACCACCTATGGATTTTCGATCATTAGGACACCATACCCAATCGGCATCAGAGAAGGGACTCACCAAGGTGGAAGAAGACCGTCGAATGACCATACTAGTAGCTGCAGTGTGATGTAGATACCGCAGTATTCATTTTACCGCCGTCCAATGCACACTAATAGGGGCATAGAGGAACTGACACACCTTGTTGATAACATAAGCAATATCATGCCACGTAAGAACAAGGTATTGAAGAGCACCAACTGTGCTATGATACTTGATTGCTTCGGCCGGACCAAGGAGCTCATCGTCGGAGATGGAGAGCTTGTTGGTGGAAGACATGGGAGCAATAACACCCTTGCATTGATGTTGTGAAAGATGgatccagaatcaaataattgATGCTCATAATATAAGTATTAAGTTTAATACTTTGATGATTCAACCTATAAGTATTAACTATTATGTTAAGCCTAATGATTCCCTCACAAAAGGCTTGTCCCAAAATGTTGCCGGCATAAGAATAATGGAAGCCTATAGTACTGAAACAAATTGAGATCTCAAACTATTGATTATGTAACTACAAAGTTTGTTTTCACCTTTTCAATGTGCACATGATTACAAATGAAAATAAACTGCACAAAAGGATCATAAGTGTATAAGCTATATTCCAAATAAGTATAAGTGACTATCCTATCAAGATAGAGTAGTATACTATAGATGCTAAGGTTTTAGTGGTGCCATATTAACTGTTGTAATGCTGTATCtttgtgtgcttttctgatAAGTGTGGAACTTATGTTATTAGCCATTCAATCAAGTGGAAGAATGTTAGAAGTGATCTTGGCTAACTGCCGTCCTTAGAAATAGGTCAACAGTTGGCCATGTGGTGCATCACTGGTGGACTAAAACTAACTTCTACTGGCTTAATCCTAGACCACACCGTGCTATATAAGAAAAAGGTCTGACACTTATTGAGAAGGTCTGAGAGAGACACGTCAAGAGTCTCTAACCCCATACCCTACCGATCATGGATACGCACGGTAGTGGCTTGAAGACCAATGCTGCCCATTGCAGGAACGACATCACCGACCTTCCTCTGCACCGATAGCCCTCCATCGACCTTCTTCATCAAACCAGCATCACGCCTGCTACAAACAGGCAGAGGTTGTCGCACACCACCAAACTCCGTATCTAATGagattttcatatatattaggCTACTAAAGTCCTCGTGAAGGTTTGTTAAGTCTAACAAATGGAGCAGAAGAGAGTACTGAAGCCTCTAGAACAACAAGAAAGCGCAGGAAGGATCCTATTGCTGACCCATCTTCTGCTGGGCTTAGTTCCAGGCGGCTTCGGCAAAGGCGGAATGGTCCAGTGGTTGTGGAGTGTATGGtggaatttttttatctttctctGTTCTTTCATTTCTGGACTTATGCGAAGGTGTGGATGTGTGAATAATCATATAGGGGTTGTATGCGCTGAGTGTAAATTAAGCTAGTACCGGTGCTTGTGTATGGCATGATATTTGATACTGCCACGTTGTCTCTGATATGGGTATGACATGCTATTTGATTGATGATGCTACTGGGATAGCTATGACTCTGTTTGGTGCGACAAAGCAGCGAGCCAAATTTTAATCGAAACTACAAATTCAGAACAATGTGGTCATTAGAAATATGAACAATTAGCTTGATATCTGTTTTCCTTTTCACATTTCTAGAGTTTTATACTACTTTGGTTTGTCATAGCTGTGACGAATTAAAGAGATCAGTAAGTAAATATCATGCGTATTGATATTAATAGGAAGTTAACTTTTGATTGTAAACTACGGAATGCGCTGCCCAATGTATGGTGTTATCCTGATACCTTATCATGAGTATTGATATTAATAGGAAGTTAACTTTTGATTGTAAACTACGGAACGTGCTGCCCAATGTATGGTGTTATCCTTAATACCTGAGTTCCAATACATGTGATTCAGGCTATTTTTCTCTCCAGATTAGATTACAATGGCTCATTACATGGATTTATGGGTTGGTGTTCCCTGGTTTGAACTATCGGTTTTCGATTGGTACCGATGTGTTTGAAAATTGATTAGTTTTCGATATCTTAATATTCCTGAATTCATACCTGATTACCATTTTCCTATTTTTATTCTGTTTTAAAAGAATGTGAAACTGAAAAGTTTTTCTgaccattttcatccctaatcACCTTCTACGCTGATGAGTCAAACGGATAAGATTTGCTCCGAAGAAATGTTCGCATAGCGGCCATGTGTATCAGTGTATCGTGTGACTGATGCAGAGGTTAGGATAATCTTTATTGTATTattaaaaagagaaatttttgcACAGCCAATGACGCGAGGAGAGAGTAAAGCAGCAGCGAACAGAGCACCGAGACGCGGCCGAGTAAAGACAAGAGAGAGGCACGAGGACTGAATTATTGCAATGGTCACGGCGATGGCCCGGACTGGGGCAGCGTTGGTCCAACGCCATTGCGACACCTTTGAATTCTGATGCCCAAAGTGATCCGATTCATCACCTACCTACCATTGCGAAAGCGCCGGTCCCTGTCAATCGTCTTCACCCTTTAATTCGTGCACATTTTCCTGATGGAAAGCAATCGTATTCGCCTGGAATTTGCTAGCTAATCCAGTAGTGTAGAGTTGCTGTGTTGGGCTTGGGCAAGAACAAGCAGCCTGTGAAATTGCAGTGACAAGTGCAATGGCGACGCCCGCGCTGGTGCTCCTGCCGGAGTGGGGCTCCGGCCACCTCATGCCCATGCTCGAGTGCTGCAGGCGCGTCCTCCTccacggcggcggccgcgccTTCTCCATCACCCTGCTCGTCATGCGCCCGCCCACCTCCGAGGCCACCTCCGAGGTCGAGGCGCACGTCCGCCGCGAGGCCGCCTCGGGCCTCGACATCCGCTTCCACCGCCTACCCGCCGTGGAGCCCCCCGCGGACGCGGGGGGAGTCGAGGAGTTCATCGCGCGGTACGTCCAGCTCCACGCACCCCACGTCAGGGACGCTGTCGCGGGCATGGCGTGCCCCATCGCCGCGCTCGTGCTGGACATGTTTGCCGCGCCCATGGTCGACGTGGCGCGCGACCTCGGGGTGCCCTCCTACGTGTTCATGTCGTCCACCGGCGCCATGCTCGCGCTCATGCTGCACCTGCCCGTGCTCCACGAGGTGGTCACGGTGGAATTCGATGAGGTGGAGGGGGAGGTCCACGTCCCCGGCTTGCCGCCGGTGCCGCCGGCGTCCATGCCGAGCCCGGTGGTGGACAAGAAAAGCCCCAACTACACGTGGTTCATGCGCCTCGGCGACCGCTTCATGGACGCCACGGGAATCATCGCCAACACCGCGGACGAGCTCGAGCCGGGGCCCCTCGCGGCCGTCGCCGAGGGCCGGTGCGTTCCCGGGCGCCCCGCGCCGCCGGTGTACCCGATCGGTCCCGTGCTATCACTCGGCGACAGCAACGCCAAGAAAGATCCCCACGAGCTGTCGCACGAGTGCATCGCGTGGCTCGATTCCCAGCCGCCGGCGTCTGTGGTGTTCCTCTGCTTCGGGAGCATGGGCTGGTTTGAGCCGCCGCAGGTAGTGGAGATCACCGCCGCGCTTGAGCGGTGCGGCCACCGCTTCCTGTGGGTCCTGCGGGGCCCGCCCGCGACCGAGTCGGGCGCCGGCGCGCCGGACGGATCGGAATACCCGACGGACGCGAACCTAGACAAGCTGCTCCCCGAGGGGTTCTTGGACAGGACGCAGGGGAAAGGGTTTGTGTGGCCGAAGTGGGCGCCGCAGAAGGAGATACTCGCGCACCCCGCCGTGGGCGGCTTCGTGACGCATGGCGGCTGGAACTCGGTGCTGGAGAGCCTGTGGCACGGCGTGCCGATGGCGCCGTGGCCGCTGTACGCAGAGCAGCACCTGAACGCCTTCGAGCTCGTGGCCGACATGGGCGTGGCCGTGCCGTTGAAGGTGGACAGGAAGCGGGACAACTTCGTGGAGGAGGCGGAGCTGGAGCGAGCGGTGCGGTCCCTGATGGGCAGCGGCGAGGAGGGGAGTGTGAGGGAGAAGGCGAGGGAGATGAAGGCCGTGTGCAGGAAAGCCGTGGAGGTGGGCGGCTCGTCGTACGCCGCGATGCAGAAGCTCTCCGCTGCGCTCCACGATGGCGCAGCGCTCCCGAAGAAGTGAAGCCCAGCACCACCAGCTTATCCGTACACGCGACGTTTTGATAGTGTGATCATGATCCATGAATGGATCATAAAAACTTGGGTGTTTGTGTTCACAATTTTATCGGTTGGTTGCAGAATTGCTGCTTCAATCTCGTGCTTGGGTTAAAAGCTGGTTCCTTTCCCTTCTCTACCCTAGTTCCAAATTCATCTGGCTGTAATGCTGGCTGTTGTGTTAGCAGTGTCAGCGTGTTATATGGAGTTTGCATAAACTAAGGCACCGGTAGTGACTGTATCATGGAGAGATATGGACATGGTTGCGGTGACCAGTTTCTTCCACTTGCACAGGCAATGCGGTACGTACTAATCATGCAGCTTCGGGATTTTCAGAATCGGATCTCTTCATCCGCTCAATTCCAACAACAGCTATGTTTGAATTACATGAAGTATACAGTCTTTGTAATGTTGAAAGAGGTGCAAGTTGCTCTTGTTTGGCACTACTGTTGGGCAGATTCTGAACCAAACGATCGAGCGGTGGCAACAGATGGGGGAATGGCGCTCGGTGAGCAGTGGAGGCCACTGGTGGTATCATGCGGGGATGTTATAGGTTGCATAAGGTGACCCAACAACCAAGTCCGCACACCCCCTCCATTGAGCCAACGACC from Phragmites australis chromosome 14, lpPhrAust1.1, whole genome shotgun sequence includes these protein-coding regions:
- the LOC133890787 gene encoding anthocyanidin 3-O-glucosyltransferase 2-like; the encoded protein is MATPALVLLPEWGSGHLMPMLECCRRVLLHGGGRAFSITLLVMRPPTSEATSEVEAHVRREAASGLDIRFHRLPAVEPPADAGGVEEFIARYVQLHAPHVRDAVAGMACPIAALVLDMFAAPMVDVARDLGVPSYVFMSSTGAMLALMLHLPVLHEVVTVEFDEVEGEVHVPGLPPVPPASMPSPVVDKKSPNYTWFMRLGDRFMDATGIIANTADELEPGPLAAVAEGRCVPGRPAPPVYPIGPVLSLGDSNAKKDPHELSHECIAWLDSQPPASVVFLCFGSMGWFEPPQVVEITAALERCGHRFLWVLRGPPATESGAGAPDGSEYPTDANLDKLLPEGFLDRTQGKGFVWPKWAPQKEILAHPAVGGFVTHGGWNSVLESLWHGVPMAPWPLYAEQHLNAFELVADMGVAVPLKVDRKRDNFVEEAELERAVRSLMGSGEEGSVREKAREMKAVCRKAVEVGGSSYAAMQKLSAALHDGAALPKK